A stretch of the Mesorhizobium huakuii genome encodes the following:
- a CDS encoding NAD-dependent epimerase/dehydratase family protein: MRVLITGARGFVGPYVHEALHSICGRDLTVIATSKDAGPHPVLGQILALDVTDKVAVHEAIARHKPTHVIHLAAVAALGAAQADPENTWRIHVQGALNVAHAILDEAPGCWLIYVGSGLVYGESAKAGQPLDENALLAPMDDYAVTKAAADLALGALSRDGLKCIRLRPFNHTGPGQTEAFAVPAFAMQIARIEAGLAPPVIRVGNLDAHRDFLDARDVSSAYARVALNSDGLVPNTIFNVASGISWRMGDILDQLLARSSVKIVTEQDPLRLRPSDLPCIVGDATRARTRLGWVPEHPFEEALAAVLKDCRARVAQA; this comes from the coding sequence ATGCGAGTTTTGATCACCGGGGCACGGGGCTTTGTCGGTCCCTATGTCCATGAAGCGTTGCACAGCATTTGCGGTCGCGACTTGACGGTTATTGCGACCTCAAAGGACGCAGGACCGCATCCCGTGCTTGGTCAAATCCTGGCGCTCGACGTGACGGACAAGGTTGCTGTTCACGAGGCTATTGCTCGCCACAAGCCGACGCACGTTATCCATTTGGCGGCCGTCGCCGCCCTTGGCGCCGCCCAGGCTGACCCTGAAAACACCTGGCGCATCCACGTCCAGGGCGCGCTCAACGTGGCCCACGCCATTCTTGACGAGGCACCGGGATGTTGGTTGATCTATGTCGGGTCGGGCCTGGTCTATGGCGAGAGCGCAAAGGCTGGCCAGCCGCTTGACGAAAATGCGCTGCTTGCGCCGATGGACGACTATGCCGTGACCAAGGCCGCGGCCGACCTCGCTTTGGGTGCGCTTTCCCGTGACGGCCTTAAATGCATTCGTCTGCGCCCCTTCAATCACACGGGACCAGGGCAAACCGAGGCATTTGCCGTACCTGCCTTCGCCATGCAGATCGCACGGATTGAAGCCGGTTTGGCCCCGCCGGTCATTCGTGTCGGCAATCTTGACGCGCACCGTGATTTCCTGGATGCGCGAGACGTCTCCAGTGCTTATGCGCGCGTCGCCTTGAACAGCGACGGTCTCGTGCCAAACACCATCTTCAATGTTGCTTCGGGCATCTCGTGGCGGATGGGAGATATTTTGGACCAGCTCTTGGCGCGAAGCAGTGTCAAGATCGTCACCGAACAAGATCCGCTGCGGCTGCGACCGAGTGATCTGCCATGCATTGTGGGGGATGCGACCCGCGCCCGAACGCGTCTTGGCTGGGTGCCTGAGCATCCCTTCGAAGAGGCCCTTGCCGCGGTTCTGAAGGATTGCCGCGCACGGGTGGCCCAAGCGTAG
- a CDS encoding class I SAM-dependent methyltransferase, with protein MNEVRYHAIETCRVGKDKDLVTVLNLGEQALTGVFPKTASEPVTKGPLELVWSPSSGLLQLKHSYEPSEMYGDNYGYRSGLNQSMVDHLTHKVRFLERLASPRGGDVVLDIGSNDCTTLKAYSTAGLTRIGIDPTGKKFAQYYPDDVKLVPDFFRPRHIGASHKSGPRS; from the coding sequence ATGAACGAGGTAAGGTATCACGCCATCGAGACCTGCCGTGTCGGCAAGGACAAGGATCTCGTCACCGTGCTCAATCTTGGCGAGCAGGCGCTCACCGGAGTGTTTCCCAAAACTGCGTCTGAACCCGTGACCAAAGGGCCGCTCGAGCTGGTCTGGTCTCCGTCCAGTGGACTTCTGCAGCTGAAACATTCCTATGAGCCGAGCGAAATGTACGGCGACAATTACGGCTATCGCTCGGGCCTCAACCAGTCGATGGTCGATCATTTGACGCACAAGGTTCGCTTCCTGGAGAGGCTCGCCTCGCCACGCGGCGGTGACGTCGTTCTCGACATCGGGAGCAATGATTGCACGACCCTCAAGGCCTATTCGACCGCGGGGTTGACGCGCATAGGCATTGATCCGACGGGCAAGAAATTTGCGCAGTATTATCCGGACGATGTGAAACTGGTGCCTGACTTTTTTCGGCCGAGGCATATCGGGGCATCTCACAAAAGCGGGCCAAGATCGTGA
- a CDS encoding class I SAM-dependent methyltransferase has product MTSIAMFYDLEDPIAFARQVAEVLAEDGIWHFEQSYMPSMLRLNSYDTICHEHVEYYSLGVVAKILEAAGLKVVNVVMNNINGGSFAVTATHKGNTSLRPGLFNADYRAL; this is encoded by the coding sequence GTGACATCCATTGCGATGTTCTACGATCTTGAGGATCCCATCGCCTTTGCGCGTCAGGTGGCCGAGGTCCTTGCCGAAGACGGCATCTGGCATTTCGAGCAAAGCTACATGCCGTCCATGCTTCGCCTCAACTCCTATGACACGATTTGCCACGAGCATGTCGAGTACTATTCCCTCGGCGTTGTGGCGAAGATACTGGAAGCGGCTGGCCTCAAGGTCGTCAACGTTGTCATGAACAACATCAACGGTGGCAGTTTCGCGGTCACGGCCACGCACAAGGGCAACACAAGCCTCAGACCAGGGCTGTTCAACGCTGATTACAGAGCCTTGTAA
- a CDS encoding ISAs1 family transposase: MPDDVMPACVAIDGKTLRGSFDAFNDRKAAHLLSAFASDGQIILGHLAIDEKSNEIPAAQDLIATLGLTGRMFTLDAMHAQKNLRRSPGHG; the protein is encoded by the coding sequence ATGCCGGACGACGTCATGCCGGCGTGCGTGGCCATTGACGGCAAGACGCTGCGCGGCAGCTTCGACGCCTTCAACGATCGCAAAGCGGCGCATCTGCTGAGTGCTTTCGCCAGCGATGGTCAGATCATCCTCGGCCATCTGGCGATCGATGAGAAGAGCAACGAAATCCCCGCCGCCCAGGACTTGATCGCCACGCTGGGCCTGACCGGGCGCATGTTCACTCTCGACGCCATGCATGCCCAAAAAAACCTTCGCCGTAGCCCTGGCCACGGGTAA
- a CDS encoding UPF0149 family protein: MSALDDMALSDEALEAWMAAKTNRPLVRTMSALDGFVTAAVTGPRYPDPQDWMCPLMGLPRDVLAKGSATDHAVFASVARIHNRINETLFDRPQDYAPRFATKPSGGIDPRPWCQGFYAAMNLNIKSWRRLLDLDNPNHGLLLPILIYCVDKRGGPSSASPGRGPRPRASSSMRPTKTSPSSSPHCANSTTSPAMAMATRSDRRRRAD, translated from the coding sequence ATGAGCGCGCTCGATGACATGGCGCTGTCGGACGAGGCGCTCGAGGCCTGGATGGCCGCCAAGACCAACCGCCCGCTGGTGCGGACCATGTCGGCGCTGGATGGCTTCGTAACGGCGGCGGTCACCGGGCCGCGCTACCCGGACCCGCAAGACTGGATGTGCCCGCTCATGGGGTTGCCGCGCGACGTCCTGGCCAAAGGGTCTGCAACCGATCACGCCGTGTTTGCCAGCGTCGCCAGGATCCACAACCGGATCAACGAGACGCTCTTCGACAGACCGCAGGATTATGCGCCCCGATTCGCAACCAAGCCCAGCGGCGGCATCGACCCCCGGCCGTGGTGCCAGGGGTTCTACGCGGCCATGAATCTCAACATCAAAAGCTGGAGACGGCTACTCGACCTCGACAACCCCAACCACGGCCTGCTGCTGCCGATCCTGATCTACTGCGTCGACAAAAGGGGAGGCCCGTCCTCGGCAAGCCCAGGCCGGGGCCCGAGACCGCGCGCTTCATCGAGCATGAGGCCTACAAAGACATCGCCCTCGTCATCCCCGCACTGCGCGAACTCCACTACGTCACCCGCTATGGCTATGGCAACCCGGAGTGATCGCCGCCGGCGCGCCGACTAA
- the tnpC gene encoding IS66 family transposase encodes MSEQAPSTADFFARIALLEAAVSARDITIAERDEQLRRERAEAALRIQRLQLRIDRFNRKAFGRSSEKLGQMLLELEDLETDFAASVPDLELPIVADTDKVRVLPVRKFNPNLPRKRVVREPSCACCPGCGGDLRAMGEDGDEMLDLVAQAWQVMETIRPKYSCRTCDKIIQAPAPAKAIARGKLSYAALAHIMMAKWGYHLPFYRQVQMMAAKGVDIERSTLARSAGYAAALLDPIYNRIREIGRTRSKIHTDDTRLPILAPGTGKTHKGALWVYVADDRNSGSKEPPIAWYRATMGRAGESVMSELAGFAGTLQADGFSGYNQLYKGGAIREAACLAHLRRKIFDVHDSQPTELSTTAMAGIQAIYRIEEEIRGLPPAERLAARRRRTRPLVRALRRQLMRQGKGLSRHADIAKAFAYGTRRWRAFNRFLYDGQLEPDNLIAERAIRGFTVGRRNWLFSGSFAAAERSAVVLSIIETCKLCGVDAEAYMADVTERIQNDWPASRWDELMPWNWVRRQEMQLSLAA; translated from the coding sequence GTGTCGGAACAAGCTCCCTCAACCGCTGATTTCTTCGCCCGGATCGCCCTTCTGGAGGCGGCCGTTTCTGCCCGTGACATCACCATCGCCGAACGCGATGAGCAGCTTCGAAGAGAGCGCGCCGAGGCCGCACTTCGCATCCAGCGCCTGCAGCTGCGGATCGATCGCTTCAACCGCAAGGCCTTCGGCCGTTCGTCCGAGAAGCTCGGCCAGATGCTGCTCGAACTCGAAGATCTCGAGACCGATTTCGCCGCCAGCGTGCCGGATCTCGAGCTGCCCATCGTTGCTGACACCGACAAGGTCCGGGTGTTGCCGGTGCGTAAGTTCAACCCCAACCTGCCGCGCAAGCGGGTCGTTCGCGAGCCGTCTTGCGCATGCTGCCCGGGCTGCGGCGGCGATCTGCGCGCCATGGGCGAAGATGGCGACGAGATGCTCGATCTGGTCGCCCAGGCCTGGCAGGTTATGGAGACCATTCGACCCAAGTACAGCTGCCGGACCTGCGATAAAATCATCCAGGCGCCGGCGCCAGCCAAGGCCATTGCACGCGGTAAGCTCAGCTATGCCGCGCTCGCCCATATCATGATGGCCAAGTGGGGTTATCATCTGCCCTTCTACCGTCAGGTACAGATGATGGCCGCCAAGGGCGTCGATATCGAGCGTTCCACGCTTGCGCGCAGCGCCGGCTACGCCGCCGCTTTGCTCGATCCCATCTACAATCGCATCCGTGAGATCGGCCGTACCCGCAGCAAGATTCACACCGACGACACGCGGCTTCCGATCCTGGCGCCCGGCACCGGCAAGACCCACAAGGGCGCGCTCTGGGTTTATGTCGCCGACGACCGCAACTCGGGTTCGAAGGAGCCGCCGATCGCCTGGTATCGCGCCACCATGGGCCGCGCCGGCGAGAGCGTGATGAGCGAACTCGCCGGATTTGCCGGCACCCTCCAAGCCGACGGATTCAGCGGCTATAACCAGCTCTACAAGGGCGGCGCCATTCGAGAAGCAGCCTGCCTGGCCCATCTGCGTCGCAAGATATTCGACGTTCACGACAGCCAGCCGACCGAGCTCAGCACGACGGCCATGGCTGGTATCCAGGCGATCTACCGGATCGAGGAAGAGATACGGGGGCTCCCGCCCGCCGAGCGATTGGCCGCACGACGAAGGCGGACCCGACCACTGGTTCGCGCGCTGCGACGACAGCTCATGCGCCAGGGCAAGGGTTTGTCGCGCCATGCCGATATCGCCAAGGCCTTCGCCTATGGCACCAGGCGATGGCGCGCGTTCAATCGCTTCCTCTACGATGGCCAGCTCGAGCCCGACAACCTGATCGCGGAGCGGGCGATTCGTGGATTTACGGTCGGCAGGCGCAATTGGCTCTTCTCGGGCAGCTTCGCCGCGGCAGAGCGGTCAGCGGTCGTGCTCAGCATCATTGAGACCTGCAAGCTCTGCGGCGTCGATGCCGAAGCCTACATGGCCGACGTCACCGAGCGCATCCAGAATGATTGGCCAGCCTCGCGCTGGGACGAACTGATGCCGTGGAATTGGGTGCGCCGCCAAGAGATGCAGCTCTCCTTGGCGGCATGA
- the tnpB gene encoding IS66 family insertion sequence element accessory protein TnpB (TnpB, as the term is used for proteins encoded by IS66 family insertion elements, is considered an accessory protein, since TnpC, encoded by a neighboring gene, is a DDE family transposase.), translating into MITVVPTDRIYLCCGATDMRRGINSLARMVQQVLALNPHTGAIFCFRGRKGHIIKILAHDDQGFCLFTKRLTDGCFAWPTTRDQVAVSLTKAQLSLLLDGIDWRRPSKIYRPRLAG; encoded by the coding sequence GTGATCACGGTGGTGCCGACCGACCGGATTTATCTGTGCTGCGGCGCGACCGACATGCGCCGCGGGATCAACAGCCTGGCGCGGATGGTGCAGCAGGTGCTCGCGCTCAACCCGCACACCGGCGCGATCTTCTGCTTCCGTGGACGCAAGGGTCATATCATCAAGATTCTGGCGCATGACGACCAGGGGTTCTGTCTGTTCACCAAGCGGCTTACCGATGGTTGTTTTGCCTGGCCAACTACCAGGGATCAGGTCGCCGTGTCGCTCACCAAGGCGCAGCTTTCGCTGCTTTTGGACGGGATCGATTGGCGCCGACCGAGCAAGATTTATCGACCGCGTTTGGCTGGCTGA